Below is a window of Chroogloeocystis siderophila 5.2 s.c.1 DNA.
GCCACCAACCAGCAGTAAAAGCGATGTATGTACTACCAACAACTAGCGCAGTGGCGATCACAAGACTTACAATCAACTGAGTTGGTTTACGCAAACGCCAACTCAGCGACGCACCAACAAAAGTCCATGCAAATATCCACAAACTTTCAGTCAATTTTGACCAAACTTGAATCACTGGACGTCCAATAAGTGCCGCATCGATGATTTGGCTGATAAAATTAGCATGAAGTTCTACACCCGCGATTGGTTGTGCTGCTGGTGTGAGGAAACTGCTGCTGTAAGGAGTGAAGAAAAAGTCTTTGAGACTAGGTGCAGTAGAACCGATCAAAACGATGCGATCGCGAAACCATTCGGCTGGTACTTTATTCGTTAAGACATCTGTAAGCGATACCATGCGAAAGCTTGCTTGCGGGTGGCGAAAATTAGAGATGATCTGATAACCACCATCATCAGCGTGCGCGTAACCACCGTCATTGCGCTTGAAGCATGGAAACACACTTTTTCCAAGTCGTAGATAGTTGGGATTTTGTGATGGTTGAGGAGCAATTCCTTGCGATGCCAAATAGCTTAAAGCGAGTTTGAGCGCAAAACTTTCATGCGTTTTATCGTCTGCCGTCCAATAGAGTAAACTACGGCGTACTTTCCCATCAGCATCTAAAATCACATTATTAAACCCTACGCGATCTTGTTGATTCAAAATCGGTGGGGGTAACACTGCTGGACTAAACTGATCTTCGAGTTTTTCAATACCAATTAAGTTGGGAAGCGATTTGTAGGTTTGTTGCAGTTGTTCGTGTCCAGGTTCTACGGGTAAATCTCGGTAAAGATCTAACCCAATAACGCGGGGTTGGTAACGGTGTAATTGCTGCAATAGCTGCGCAATAATGGTGTCTGGTAACGGCCACTTTCCGATAGATTGCAGATCAGCTTCTTCAATGGCAACGATCGCAATTCGTTCGTCTGTAGGTTCAGGTGGGCGTATACGAAAAAATTGATCGAGGGCTGCCCATTCTAAAGATTGGATAACCCCAAAGTAACGTAATAATAAGATACAACTAGTAACACTGAGCGCAGTTAGCCATACTCGCCGACGATTGCGTGTGCGTAATTGTTCTCTAAATAATCGTTTTTTCGTTCCTTTACTACCGTCTCCAATTATACCCATGCTTGACGATACCCAACCTTCCCTACTGCTAGATTGCCCAAGCAAGGTTAGGAATTATTCAATAGCAACAATTTTTGTAGAAATCAAAGGTCAGAGGTCAGTTAACAGTGAAGAGAGTGTGGGAAAACTTTGTCAACTGTCAACTGATCCCTGACTCTTACGAGGGAGAGTACTGAAAATTGCGTGGACCTGTGTAGCCAGAAAGTTCTGCTAACTCTTCTAAAGACCTTAAACCAGGATACAACTGACCCTTGATTTCCCAGGTTGGGAAGCTTTGAATACCTGCGGCTTGACAAAGATCGGGACGCGCGTTTTGACCATCCGCAGCACACTCGATGTGATTAATTTCGGCGTAGGCTTGTTGTCCAAACAACTGCTTTTGTTCGTGGCAATGCGGACACCACCAAGCGACAAATTCTCTCGCACCAATTTGATTTAAGTGACGTGCTAAAGCTATTTCAGCTTCTCCAGAAGTCGTTGTAATTTGCCAACCCACACCAGGCGTTGGCGCTGTTGTTGGGCTTAAACTTGTACTGGTTTGTCCTGGTGTTGTTGCGGTTGGTTGATTGACTCTCGCGTAGATACCGAGAGTTCCAATGAGGGTAATCATACCGACAACGATCGCTATAAAGAAAATTTGCCCGATATCGTCCCACGCCCGACCAATAATCGTGAGGACTAAAAGGCTAACTGAGAAAATTGCTGAGGCAATACAGTAAATACAAGTCGCTTGAATTTGCGAAAAGAGCAAATACATCAAGTAACCACTGAAGACGGTCATGGCGATCGCACCAGCCAACAGTAGCAACCAGGTCCAATTTTCTACTTGCGAACGCAGTTCTTTTTTGCGTCCTGGGTTGATTGCCAAAGGTGCCAAAGCAAACGCGCTCATGCTGGCGTAAGCTAAGAAACCAAACAAAGCTAACGGTAAGCCGAACACTGTGGCATAAGGGCTAGAAAGAACGAGATCGCAGTTTCCCGCAGGACAAGCCGTGGAACTTTGGGTAAATTTTACGATCGTTAAGTATGCGGTAGTCAGTGCGCCTAGCAACGCGATCGCTGCGATTAGCGGACGTGACCATCGATGTATCCAAGGAGTAGATCGTCGGCGACTCATGGCTAGTGACTAGTGGCTAATGGCAATATGTCAATACTTAAGACTTTTTTATTGCCTAAGTTTTATTTTGACAAGTTCAAGGTAGCATTCTATGGCAAACGATGACTAACTCCGCACCCCCGATTCTTGATCTTTGATCCCCATCGGATCGCCCACCTTTAACGTTTGTAGTTTACTACTGCGTGCAGCTTCGACAAATTGGCTAACGCGAATCGGATCGATTGTTTGCTCGCGGCGACCGTGCCGTTTCAGGGATGAGGAGACGATCACACCGTCTGCGGCTTGCATTAATGTCGAAATATTTTCCCAGTTCGCACCGCTGCCAATCAGAACTGGCGTATCATAAGCTGCTGCTTTGGCAAGTTCTAAATCTTGTAAATCGGGTGGGCTACCTGTTGCCCACCCTGACAAAATGACGGCATCGGCTAAACCCCGCTCGATCGTATCTTGTACAGCCACAGTAAGATTTGGCGAACTCAACGGTCGTGCGTGTTTGACAAGCACATCCGCAAAAATTCGGACATCGCTGCCAATTTCGCGACGATAGCGCAATAGTTGGTGCGCTTGCCCTTCGATTAATCCTTGATCTGTTGCCATCACGCCCGTGAGAACGTTGACGCGAATGAATTGGGCTTTAACAACCGTGGCGATCGCTAAGGCGCTATGCGCGTCGTTCCGCAGGACATTCACGCCAAGCGGAATTGTAACTAACTGCATTAGCCGCTGAATGACTACGGTCATCGCACTGACTACTGCTGGATCTACTTGATTTTTCGTAAATGGCGCGTCAAAAAAATTTTCAACGATAATACCATCAACGCCGCCACTCGCCAGCGCTGTTGCCTCTTGTTCGGCACGGTCAATCACGGCTTTAAGGTTATTACCCCAACCTGGTGCGGTGGGCAACGGTAGTAAATGAACTACGCCGATAATTGGGTTGGGAGTTTTAAATAGCTGCTTTAAGTCCACTTTTTCTCCACTACAGACGCTTCAGCTTCAGCGCGGTTAAAATAAGCAACTTAAATCGTACACGCAGCGATGACATAATTTATCCTTTGCTGGAGTTAGCAGCACAGTATTCATAAGATATGTTAAGATATAAACTAGGTGAAACGGAGTTTGCCACTCTAACATCAAGCTAGGTAACAAACATTATTGTTCCTACGATGAAAACACTGCATCGGGCAAGAAGGGTAGCTTAATACCAGTTTAACAATTGGTATTTCTCTAAGTTTAAAGTTAAGAAATTTAAACGAAATCTCTTTTTATCCTCTAAGCCCAGCAATGAAAACGGCATCAATATCCATTGTTAGCGCTGGTGGAGTAAGCTGACGACCTGTGTTTGTAAAGCAGTAAAATCCGCTGGCGATAATTTCGACTGCAAAACACAAGCGACTTACTGTATGGGTGATAAGCCAACAATTGCGATTTCTCATTTGGGCTGCGAGAAAAACCGAATCGATACGGAACACATGCTAGGGCTTTTAGTTCAAGCTGGCTATGGTGTAGATACAAATGAAGAACTAGCAGATTATGTCATCGTTAATACCTGTAGCTTTATTCAAGCGGCGCGGGAAGAATCTGTACGAACTTTGGTAGAACTAGCAGACGCGGGAAAAAAGATTGTAATCGCGGGGTGTATGGCGCAACACTTTCAGCAGGAACTCTTAGAAGAGTTACCCGAAGCAGTAGCAGTGGTAGGAACAGGAGACTATCACAAAATTGTTAATGTAATTCATCGGGTTGAAGCAGGAGAACGCGTTCAAGAAGTAACTGCTGAACCAACGTATATTGCGGATGAGACGACACCACGCTATCGGACAACGACAGAGGGTGTTGCGTATCTGCGCGTTGCGGAAGGATGTGATTATCGCTGTGCGTTTTGCATTATTCCACATCTGCGAGGAAATCAGCGATCGCGCTCGATTGAATCGATTGTGGTAGAAGCCGAACAACTTGCAGCGCAAGGCGTGCAGGAAATTATCTTAATTTCGCAGATTACGACAAATTACGGTGTCGATCTTTATGGAGAACCGCGATTAGCCGAACTGCTGCAAGCATTAGGGAAAGTTGGTATTCCCTGGATTCGGATGCACTATGCCTATCCTACAGGACTGACACCAAAAGTCATTGAGGCAATTCAAGCAACGCCGAATGTTTTACCTTATTTAGATTTACCATTACAGCACTCACACCCAGAAATTCTGCGCGCGATGAATCGTCCTTGGCAAGGGCGCGTCAACGACGGAATTATCGAACATATCAAGCAAGCAATTCCGCAGGCGGTGCTACGAACAACCTTTATCGTTGGATTTCCTGGAGAGAGGGAAGAACACTTTGAGCATCTACTACAATTTGTTCAGCGTCATGAATTCGACCATGTAGGAGTATTTACATTTTCTCCAGAGGAAGGAACTCCAGCCTACAGCCTGCCAAATCAGTTATCGCAAGAAGTCATGGAAACCCGACGCGACGCGGTAATGGAAATTCAGCAGCCGATTTCGTTGCGTAAGAATCAGCAAGAAGTCGGCAAAGTTGTGGAAGTGCTGATCGAGCAAGAAAATCCAGAAACTGGAGACCTTGTGGGACGTTCTGCCCGATTTTCTCCGGAAGTTGATGGTTTAGTTTATGTTCAGGGTGCAGCGCGGCTAGGTTCTCTGGTACCAGTCAAGATTACCGATGCCGATATTTACGACCTTTATGGTCATGTCGTTAACAACTAGTTAATGGCGCGTTGATTGCAAGTGAAACACAGTACATATTAGGAGATTAGATGAATTTTTCCTTTGAAAGCTTGGGTCTTTCAGAAGCACGTATTCAACATTTAGAAAAAATTGGATTTACAGCAGCGACAAATATTCAAGCGCAAGCAATTCCTCACTTACTTGCAGGGCGCGATGTTGTCGGACAATCGCAAACTGGTACCGGAAAAACAGCCGCATTTTCATTGCCAATTTTAGAGCGCATCGACCCAAATCAAAGATCGGTGCAAGCTTTAATTTTGACACCCACACGCGAGTTAGCGGTACAGGTAAAAGAAGCGATTTCTAGCTTTATCGGCGAGCAAAATATCCGTGTAGTAGCAATTTATGGCGGACAATCGATTGACCGACAAATGCTACAACTCAAGCGTGGCGTGCAAATTGTTGTTGGTACGCCAGGGCGGGTGATTGATTTGATTGATCGCGGTAGCTTGCAGCTAAATCAAATTAATTGGATGGTATTAGACGAAGCCGATGAAATGCTCAGCATGGGCTTTATTGATGATGTAGAGAAAATTTTACAGACTGCACCGAGCGAACGGCAAACAGCTTTATTCTCTGCCACAATGCCACCGTCGATTCGTCAATTAGTGACAAAGTTTTTGCGATCGCCCGTAACAGTGACAGTCGAACAGCCAAAAGCAGCACCAACACGCATCAATCAAGTTGCGTACTTAGTTCCCCGCCATTGGACAAAAGCACGCGCCTTACAACCGATTTTGGCGCTGGAAGATCCTGAATCTGCTTTAATCTTTGTGCGCACTCGAAAAACGGCGGCTGAACTTACAAATCAACTACAAGCAGCAGGTTACAGCGTAGACGAATATCACGGCGATTTAACGCAGCAAGCACGCGAAAGACTGTTAATGCGTTTTCGGAACAAGCAAGTACGCTGGGTGATTGCGACTGATATCGCGGCGCGTGGCTTAGATGTCGAAGATTTGACGCACGTCATCAACTATGACTTACCTGATAGTGTCGAAACTTATGTCCACCGCATCGGGCGAACTGGGCGTGCAGGTAAAGAAGGAACCGCGATTTCGTTGGTACAACCGTTTGAACGACGCAAACAGC
It encodes the following:
- a CDS encoding CHASE2 domain-containing protein, giving the protein MGIIGDGSKGTKKRLFREQLRTRNRRRVWLTALSVTSCILLLRYFGVIQSLEWAALDQFFRIRPPEPTDERIAIVAIEEADLQSIGKWPLPDTIIAQLLQQLHRYQPRVIGLDLYRDLPVEPGHEQLQQTYKSLPNLIGIEKLEDQFSPAVLPPPILNQQDRVGFNNVILDADGKVRRSLLYWTADDKTHESFALKLALSYLASQGIAPQPSQNPNYLRLGKSVFPCFKRNDGGYAHADDGGYQIISNFRHPQASFRMVSLTDVLTNKVPAEWFRDRIVLIGSTAPSLKDFFFTPYSSSFLTPAAQPIAGVELHANFISQIIDAALIGRPVIQVWSKLTESLWIFAWTFVGASLSWRLRKPTQLIVSLVIATALVVGSTYIAFTAGWWLPVVPPLLGIAGCAVAIASHIAYQQEGLQRSKEFLQEVINTIPDPVFVKNQQHQWIVLNDAFCQFIGYPLEELLEKSDYQFLPQHQADISWQQDDIVFVSGNAIENEEEVTDSRGITHLVATKKSLHKDAAGNLFLVGVMRDITERKRIEEELKRTAAELLRSNTELQHSQDRLRYLAYHDSLTGLPNRKLFYDHLNQSLAWAENNKLSLALLFIDLDGFKQVNDTLGHDSGDRLLVTVAQRLTLCLRGSDIVSRLGGDEFTVILPGIAKADDAATVAEKILTMLSQEFHLNGHTISITASIGISIYPNNGTVQETIVKQADLAMYQAKRIGKNCYQFAEAVPLH
- a CDS encoding vitamin K epoxide reductase family protein; its protein translation is MSRRRSTPWIHRWSRPLIAAIALLGALTTAYLTIVKFTQSSTACPAGNCDLVLSSPYATVFGLPLALFGFLAYASMSAFALAPLAINPGRKKELRSQVENWTWLLLLAGAIAMTVFSGYLMYLLFSQIQATCIYCIASAIFSVSLLVLTIIGRAWDDIGQIFFIAIVVGMITLIGTLGIYARVNQPTATTPGQTSTSLSPTTAPTPGVGWQITTTSGEAEIALARHLNQIGAREFVAWWCPHCHEQKQLFGQQAYAEINHIECAADGQNARPDLCQAAGIQSFPTWEIKGQLYPGLRSLEELAELSGYTGPRNFQYSPS
- the btpA gene encoding photosystem I biogenesis protein BtpA, coding for MDLKQLFKTPNPIIGVVHLLPLPTAPGWGNNLKAVIDRAEQEATALASGGVDGIIVENFFDAPFTKNQVDPAVVSAMTVVIQRLMQLVTIPLGVNVLRNDAHSALAIATVVKAQFIRVNVLTGVMATDQGLIEGQAHQLLRYRREIGSDVRIFADVLVKHARPLSSPNLTVAVQDTIERGLADAVILSGWATGSPPDLQDLELAKAAAYDTPVLIGSGANWENISTLMQAADGVIVSSSLKRHGRREQTIDPIRVSQFVEAARSSKLQTLKVGDPMGIKDQESGVRS
- the rimO gene encoding 30S ribosomal protein S12 methylthiotransferase RimO; protein product: MGDKPTIAISHLGCEKNRIDTEHMLGLLVQAGYGVDTNEELADYVIVNTCSFIQAAREESVRTLVELADAGKKIVIAGCMAQHFQQELLEELPEAVAVVGTGDYHKIVNVIHRVEAGERVQEVTAEPTYIADETTPRYRTTTEGVAYLRVAEGCDYRCAFCIIPHLRGNQRSRSIESIVVEAEQLAAQGVQEIILISQITTNYGVDLYGEPRLAELLQALGKVGIPWIRMHYAYPTGLTPKVIEAIQATPNVLPYLDLPLQHSHPEILRAMNRPWQGRVNDGIIEHIKQAIPQAVLRTTFIVGFPGEREEHFEHLLQFVQRHEFDHVGVFTFSPEEGTPAYSLPNQLSQEVMETRRDAVMEIQQPISLRKNQQEVGKVVEVLIEQENPETGDLVGRSARFSPEVDGLVYVQGAARLGSLVPVKITDADIYDLYGHVVNN
- a CDS encoding DEAD/DEAH box helicase translates to MNFSFESLGLSEARIQHLEKIGFTAATNIQAQAIPHLLAGRDVVGQSQTGTGKTAAFSLPILERIDPNQRSVQALILTPTRELAVQVKEAISSFIGEQNIRVVAIYGGQSIDRQMLQLKRGVQIVVGTPGRVIDLIDRGSLQLNQINWMVLDEADEMLSMGFIDDVEKILQTAPSERQTALFSATMPPSIRQLVTKFLRSPVTVTVEQPKAAPTRINQVAYLVPRHWTKARALQPILALEDPESALIFVRTRKTAAELTNQLQAAGYSVDEYHGDLTQQARERLLMRFRNKQVRWVIATDIAARGLDVEDLTHVINYDLPDSVETYVHRIGRTGRAGKEGTAISLVQPFERRKQQLIERHVRQSWKVISIPTRAQIEARHLEKLQGQVQEVLSGERLASFLPIVRDLSNEYDVHAIAAAALQMAYDSTRPAWMQSEAATIEPDKPSTPKPILRSARSQSVSKNS